Proteins co-encoded in one Flavobacteriaceae bacterium MAR_2009_75 genomic window:
- a CDS encoding CBS domain-containing protein, whose amino-acid sequence MKNTISFRVADFIKNYPPFNEIKLKDLEELSQEIKIVYKVKDAVIFDEDEKAHEYFYMVHKGAVALSRNADNEIVDLCDEGDIFGLRPLMANEDYKIGAKAYEESILYAIPISNFKVFTKSREGVSNFLMESFASNTRNPYSVGRKGKLFQESPEISVTPPTNDLLDLQSVNYSKKLVSCPPDATIKAVATNMTKKKVGAMLVLKDKLPSGIITDKDLRNKIATGEFPITARAKDIMSSPVITYPTKMTLAQAQMAMMKSGISHLCLTQDGTPNTEAIGIISKHDIMLELGNNPAVLMKAINRARKFKKIKRIRHSIMSLLKGYLAQNIPLTLISKIITELNDACIKRVINISLNKIDTTPPVKFAWLALGSQGRSEQLLHTDQDNALIFEDVPEDELADTKKYFIELSKRVTKGLHEIGYEYCPAEMMASNPEWCLSLTEWKERTLHWITNPGKDEVLLSSIFFDYNHTYGNQDLVQQLTAHILSTTQKYPIFFVHLASGALQNPSPSGFFRSFLVEEDGAHKDFFDLKRRALMPLVEGARVLVLSNQVKSINNTAERFEKLAEIEPNNQELFLACSYATKALLKFRTKQGLLHNDSGRFISLDTLSKEEKIKLKRTFKTIKELQELLKIRFKVTNLVG is encoded by the coding sequence ATGAAAAATACAATATCTTTTAGGGTTGCCGATTTTATAAAGAACTACCCTCCTTTCAATGAAATCAAACTAAAAGATTTAGAAGAGCTCTCACAAGAAATTAAAATCGTCTATAAGGTAAAGGATGCTGTTATTTTTGATGAAGATGAGAAAGCACACGAGTATTTTTATATGGTTCATAAAGGTGCAGTAGCTCTATCTAGAAATGCAGATAATGAGATTGTTGATTTATGTGATGAAGGCGATATTTTTGGGTTACGACCCTTAATGGCCAATGAAGACTATAAAATCGGGGCTAAAGCATATGAAGAGAGTATATTATATGCCATACCCATCTCTAATTTCAAAGTTTTCACAAAGAGTCGCGAAGGAGTTTCCAATTTTTTAATGGAGAGTTTCGCCTCGAATACCCGAAACCCATATTCGGTAGGCAGAAAAGGAAAACTTTTTCAAGAATCCCCTGAAATATCGGTAACCCCGCCCACAAATGACCTTTTAGACCTACAGTCCGTCAATTATTCAAAGAAACTAGTTTCTTGTCCGCCCGATGCTACTATTAAGGCTGTAGCTACCAATATGACCAAAAAGAAGGTTGGTGCTATGCTGGTCTTAAAAGATAAACTTCCTAGTGGTATAATTACCGATAAAGATTTGAGAAACAAAATTGCTACGGGAGAATTTCCGATTACGGCACGGGCAAAAGATATTATGAGCTCACCGGTCATTACCTACCCTACTAAAATGACTTTGGCCCAAGCCCAAATGGCCATGATGAAAAGTGGTATCAGCCACTTATGCCTTACTCAAGACGGCACCCCAAATACCGAGGCCATTGGTATCATCTCTAAGCACGATATTATGCTAGAACTGGGCAATAACCCTGCTGTATTGATGAAGGCCATTAACAGGGCCCGTAAGTTTAAAAAAATTAAGCGTATAAGGCACAGTATCATGAGCCTTTTAAAAGGCTACTTAGCACAAAATATACCTCTTACCCTTATTTCAAAAATCATTACTGAACTTAATGATGCCTGCATAAAAAGGGTAATAAACATTTCTTTAAATAAGATTGATACCACGCCGCCCGTCAAGTTTGCTTGGCTCGCCTTAGGTAGCCAAGGTAGAAGCGAACAGTTATTACATACCGACCAAGATAATGCACTTATCTTTGAAGATGTACCGGAAGATGAGCTAGCGGATACCAAAAAGTATTTTATAGAACTATCAAAAAGAGTCACTAAAGGTCTTCATGAAATCGGGTACGAATACTGTCCCGCTGAAATGATGGCATCGAACCCAGAATGGTGTCTTAGCCTAACCGAATGGAAAGAACGAACCTTGCATTGGATCACCAACCCAGGTAAAGATGAAGTGCTCTTATCATCTATTTTCTTCGATTACAATCATACTTATGGTAATCAAGATTTGGTTCAGCAATTAACCGCCCATATTTTATCTACCACACAAAAATATCCGATATTCTTCGTACATCTGGCCAGTGGAGCTCTACAAAACCCCTCACCAAGCGGATTTTTCAGGTCATTTCTTGTTGAGGAGGATGGAGCCCACAAAGACTTTTTCGACTTAAAGCGAAGGGCGTTAATGCCTTTGGTCGAAGGGGCGCGTGTCTTGGTACTGTCAAACCAAGTGAAATCGATAAATAACACTGCAGAAAGATTCGAGAAACTGGCTGAAATTGAACCGAACAATCAAGAACTTTTTCTAGCCTGTTCTTATGCGACCAAGGCGCTGTTAAAATTTAGAACCAAACAGGGTTTATTGCATAATGATTCTGGAAGGTTTATTTCTTTGGATACTTTAAGTAAAGAAGAAAAAATAAAACTTAAACGAACCTTCAAAACTATTAAGGAACTTCAAGAACTACTTAAAATTAGGTTTAAAGTGACAAATTTGGTGGGATGA
- a CDS encoding DNA polymerase-3 subunit epsilon has protein sequence MISFFKKRKKNFPDFWVQYASKFETKLPTELQKVRFVVLDTETTGFDYDNDRILSIGALNLQNNTIAINQSFEVFLDQHFYHAKNIEIHGIMQEENKERITEIEALMFFLEFIEDSILVAHHAGFDIKMINEALKRHGMPNLKNKVLDTSILYKRTLIKSPLLIPQEQYTLDQLAEKFDISTKDRHTALGDAYITAIAFIKIVEKLKSTKNFSIKKLWR, from the coding sequence ATGATAAGCTTTTTCAAAAAACGGAAAAAAAATTTTCCTGACTTCTGGGTTCAATACGCTTCAAAATTTGAAACAAAACTGCCTACCGAACTTCAGAAGGTGAGATTCGTGGTGCTTGACACTGAAACCACAGGATTTGATTATGATAACGACCGCATATTATCGATTGGGGCACTGAATTTACAGAATAACACCATTGCCATAAATCAAAGTTTTGAAGTTTTCCTTGACCAACATTTCTATCATGCCAAGAACATCGAAATACATGGTATAATGCAAGAGGAAAATAAGGAAAGAATAACCGAAATTGAGGCTTTGATGTTTTTTCTAGAATTTATAGAAGATTCAATATTGGTAGCCCACCACGCGGGATTTGACATCAAGATGATCAACGAAGCGCTCAAGCGCCATGGTATGCCCAATCTAAAGAACAAAGTACTGGACACCTCTATATTGTATAAGCGAACCTTAATAAAGTCTCCTTTGCTTATACCTCAAGAACAATATACCCTTGATCAACTCGCAGAAAAATTTGACATCTCAACAAAAGATCGCCACACCGCTTTGGGCGACGCGTACATAACCGCTATCGCATTTATAAAAATTGTGGAAAAATTAAAATCCACTAAAAATTTTTCGATTAAAAAACTATGGCGCTAA
- a CDS encoding phosphoribosylaminoimidazole-succinocarboxamide synthase, with protein MSRTIIDTNFNFPGQESVYKGKVREVYTLANDILLMIATDRLSAFDVVMPKGIPYKGQILNQIATKMMAATEDIVPNWLIATPDPNVALGHACEPFKVEMVIRGYMSGHAAREYKAGKRMLCGVPMPEGIKENDKFPEPIITPATKAEMGDHDEDISRADILKRGIVSEEDYIILEKYTRDLFQRGTEIAAERKLILVDTKYEFGKTREGKIVLIDEIHTPDSSRYFYADGYQERQDRGEAQKQLSKEFVRQWLIQNDFQGLEGQTLPEMTDDYIESVSERYIELFDNITGTSFEKADISNIQERIETNVLNYLKEQELAP; from the coding sequence ATGAGCAGAACCATAATCGACACCAATTTTAATTTTCCTGGTCAGGAGAGCGTTTACAAAGGTAAGGTGCGTGAGGTGTACACTTTGGCGAACGATATTCTATTGATGATAGCAACCGATCGTCTTTCTGCATTCGATGTGGTTATGCCCAAGGGAATACCCTATAAAGGTCAGATACTGAACCAAATCGCTACCAAAATGATGGCGGCGACGGAAGATATTGTGCCCAATTGGTTGATTGCCACACCTGACCCCAATGTGGCCCTCGGTCATGCGTGTGAACCATTTAAAGTAGAAATGGTGATAAGAGGTTATATGTCTGGTCATGCCGCTAGGGAGTACAAAGCGGGAAAACGAATGTTATGTGGCGTGCCGATGCCCGAAGGAATCAAGGAAAACGACAAATTTCCTGAGCCGATTATTACCCCTGCCACTAAAGCAGAAATGGGTGATCACGATGAGGATATTTCTAGGGCGGATATTTTAAAGAGGGGAATAGTTTCGGAAGAAGATTATATAATTCTTGAAAAATATACCAGAGATCTTTTTCAAAGAGGTACCGAAATTGCTGCTGAAAGAAAGTTGATTTTGGTAGATACTAAATACGAATTTGGAAAGACCCGTGAGGGTAAGATTGTGCTCATCGATGAAATTCATACGCCCGATTCTTCCCGTTATTTTTATGCAGATGGTTATCAAGAACGTCAAGATAGGGGAGAAGCACAGAAACAACTTTCTAAAGAATTTGTTCGTCAGTGGTTGATACAAAACGATTTTCAAGGTCTAGAAGGGCAGACCTTACCTGAAATGACCGATGACTATATTGAATCGGTATCTGAAAGGTATATTGAACTTTTCGATAACATTACCGGAACTTCTTTTGAAAAAGCTGATATTTCGAATATTCAAGAACGTATAGAAACAAATGTGCTTAACTATCTAAAGGAGCAGGAATTAGCGCCATAG
- a CDS encoding branched-chain amino acid aminotransferase, which yields MVNFNGRLLDEETDFLDHNNRGLRYGDALFESMRVVNGKLFFWEDHYLRLMASMRILRMEIPMDFTMEFLEDKILETVEDSQLKEASARVRLSVFRNNGGLYRPETNNVSYIIEVAQLRNPFYVIDDGDYEVELYKDFYINKDMLSNLKTNNKIINVIGSIFAKENDYQNCLLLNGDKQVVEALNGNIFLVKGNHIKTPPLDHGCLNGVLRKKLIEILKKLEDYSFEEAAISPFELQKADELFITNSIIGVQPIGKYRKKEYANNVAKNLIGKLNAAARLG from the coding sequence ATGGTCAATTTTAATGGTCGATTGCTTGATGAAGAAACAGATTTTTTAGACCACAACAACAGGGGGTTGCGCTACGGTGACGCTCTTTTTGAGTCAATGCGTGTGGTGAACGGAAAACTGTTTTTTTGGGAAGATCACTATCTCCGCTTAATGGCGTCTATGCGTATTCTAAGAATGGAAATACCTATGGATTTTACCATGGAGTTTCTTGAGGATAAAATTTTAGAAACGGTAGAAGATAGTCAATTGAAAGAGGCGTCGGCTCGAGTGCGCTTATCTGTTTTTCGTAACAATGGCGGACTTTATAGACCTGAGACCAATAATGTCTCTTATATTATAGAAGTAGCTCAATTGAGAAATCCGTTCTACGTCATCGATGATGGCGATTATGAAGTAGAGCTCTACAAAGACTTCTATATAAATAAAGATATGCTCTCGAACCTGAAGACCAACAACAAAATTATTAATGTTATAGGAAGCATTTTTGCAAAAGAGAACGATTATCAAAACTGCCTGCTCTTGAACGGAGACAAGCAAGTTGTAGAAGCACTTAACGGAAACATTTTTTTGGTAAAGGGCAACCATATCAAAACCCCACCATTAGACCATGGTTGTTTAAACGGTGTTTTACGTAAAAAACTAATTGAGATTCTTAAGAAATTAGAAGATTATTCTTTTGAGGAAGCTGCCATTTCACCTTTCGAACTTCAAAAAGCCGATGAGCTGTTCATTACGAATAGTATAATAGGTGTTCAACCGATAGGAAAATACAGAAAGAAAGAATATGCTAATAATGTGGCAAAGAATCTGATAGGTAAATTAAATGCCGCCGCCCGTTTGGGTTAA
- a CDS encoding protein involved in gliding motility GldF: MLAIFKREIQSFFTSPIAYLVIGLFLTLNGLFLWVFKGKFNIFDYGFADLSNFFLLAPWVFLFLIPAITMKSFSEESKLGTLELLFIKPISVSETVLGKFLGTLTLGIIALLPTIIYVYAVSQLGTTEGNLDSGPVMGSYFGTVLLMSCYTSIGIFASTLSDNQIVAFIAGVILCFILFYGFEGISTLLTDGQTSLIIKSLGMKQHFESISLGVLDTRDLLYFISVTAFFLFLTLLQLKNMNR, encoded by the coding sequence ATGCTCGCCATATTTAAACGCGAAATACAATCTTTTTTCACCTCACCTATTGCTTATTTGGTAATAGGTCTGTTCTTAACATTGAACGGTCTTTTTTTATGGGTCTTTAAAGGTAAGTTCAATATCTTTGATTATGGTTTTGCCGATTTGAGCAATTTCTTTTTATTGGCCCCTTGGGTGTTTCTCTTTTTGATACCAGCTATTACTATGAAAAGCTTTTCAGAAGAAAGTAAGCTGGGCACCTTAGAGCTCTTGTTCATAAAACCGATATCAGTTTCAGAAACCGTATTGGGTAAATTCTTGGGCACCTTGACTTTAGGTATAATCGCCCTGCTACCAACTATTATCTATGTTTATGCAGTTTCTCAACTTGGCACTACCGAGGGCAATCTCGATTCGGGTCCGGTAATGGGCTCTTATTTCGGTACCGTTTTATTAATGTCTTGTTATACCTCAATAGGTATTTTTGCATCCACATTATCAGACAATCAGATTGTTGCCTTTATTGCCGGTGTGATACTCTGCTTTATCCTATTCTATGGTTTTGAAGGTATATCGACCCTATTGACTGATGGTCAAACTTCCTTAATCATCAAAAGTCTGGGCATGAAACAGCATTTCGAAAGTATTTCTTTAGGTGTTCTAGATACGAGAGATTTATTATACTTTATCTCAGTTACGGCATTTTTTCTCTTTCTAACGCTTTTGCAGTTAAAAAACATGAACCGTTGA
- a CDS encoding phosphate starvation-inducible protein PhoH translates to MNELILELTEISPREFFGQGNQNIDLLKKYYPKLKIVARGNKIKVYGDEELLEEFDRRFDMLTTHFAKYNKLDENVIERVLTSETSSDYESPANSGEVLVHGVSGRLIKPQTVNQRKLVDAAKKNDMVFAIGPAGTGKTYTGVALAVKALKEKQVKRIILTRPAVEAGENLGFLPGDLKEKLDPYMQPLYDGLRDMIPAEKLAHLIENGTIQIAPLAFMRGRTLDNAFVILDEAQNTTHAQMKMFLTRMGKNAKFLVTGDPGQIDLPRRTISGLKEALLILKNTDGISIVYLDDKDVIRHKLVKKVIDAYKTIEHQN, encoded by the coding sequence TTGAACGAACTCATACTAGAACTCACCGAGATAAGCCCAAGAGAGTTTTTTGGCCAGGGAAACCAAAATATAGACCTCCTAAAGAAATATTATCCGAAACTGAAGATTGTCGCAAGGGGCAATAAGATAAAAGTATATGGAGATGAAGAACTTTTAGAAGAGTTTGATCGACGTTTTGATATGCTTACCACTCATTTCGCTAAATACAATAAGCTTGATGAAAATGTTATTGAGCGGGTATTGACCAGCGAAACATCATCAGACTACGAATCTCCGGCCAATAGTGGAGAAGTACTTGTACACGGTGTAAGCGGGCGTCTCATTAAGCCACAAACGGTGAACCAACGCAAGTTGGTTGATGCCGCCAAGAAAAATGATATGGTTTTTGCCATCGGTCCTGCAGGAACGGGTAAAACCTATACTGGCGTTGCTCTGGCCGTAAAGGCCTTGAAAGAGAAGCAAGTCAAAAGAATAATTCTTACTCGACCCGCGGTAGAGGCCGGGGAAAATCTTGGTTTTTTACCTGGTGACCTTAAAGAAAAACTAGATCCCTACATGCAACCCTTGTATGATGGTCTTCGTGATATGATTCCCGCTGAAAAATTGGCTCATTTGATAGAGAACGGTACCATTCAGATTGCTCCATTGGCTTTTATGCGAGGGCGTACATTAGACAATGCCTTTGTTATTTTAGATGAAGCCCAGAACACTACCCATGCACAAATGAAAATGTTCTTGACACGTATGGGCAAAAATGCAAAATTCTTGGTTACGGGTGATCCCGGTCAAATCGATTTGCCTCGACGAACCATTTCGGGGCTCAAGGAAGCTCTGTTGATATTGAAAAATACCGATGGTATTTCTATTGTTTATTTAGATGACAAAGATGTTATTCGTCATAAACTGGTCAAAAAAGTTATCGACGCTTATAAAACAATCGAGCATCAAAATTAA
- a CDS encoding cardiolipin synthase: MDSFVNFFRDNVWLIILGVNYILVLALCVFILLKNKNPVKTLSFLFALAVLPVLGLVVYYFFGQDYRKSKIFEKKYLLDNDRIKAWRKDFKLDQEEREDFEETFGNGIFKIYKLLKNNEKAVLTFDNDVEILINGENKFEKLRKDLRGAKKHIHIEYFVLFDDKLGAELIDILCEKARDGVSVRLIYDDVGSDISRKYKRKMNAAGVEHYPFMPVLFSNSTSKLNYRDHRKIVVIDGCIGYVGGINLDQKYDNSYKNERYWRDTHLKLKGGSVGALQSSFLLSWNFASKNELQIDEHLFPKAKPESQDPVAIQIAASGPDTDWANIMEAIFCAMSSAHNRIYLTTPYFMPNDAILTALTTAARSGIDVRVILPYESDSWAAQYASDSYIEQCLESGIKLYRYCKGFIHAKTMIVDNMFSSVGTANLDYRSFALNFEINAMIYNKRINQEMADIFIADLEDCEEVELERWKDRGIRRKLKESFSRLWAPLL, translated from the coding sequence ATGGATTCATTTGTAAATTTCTTTAGAGATAATGTTTGGCTCATCATTTTAGGGGTCAATTACATTTTGGTACTCGCCCTTTGCGTTTTTATTCTTCTCAAGAATAAGAACCCCGTCAAAACGCTTTCTTTTCTTTTTGCTTTAGCGGTTTTACCAGTTCTTGGTTTAGTCGTCTATTATTTTTTTGGGCAGGATTATCGAAAATCTAAAATTTTCGAAAAAAAATACCTTTTAGATAATGACAGAATTAAAGCATGGCGCAAAGATTTTAAACTAGATCAAGAAGAACGGGAAGATTTCGAAGAAACTTTTGGCAACGGTATTTTCAAGATATACAAATTGCTGAAGAACAATGAGAAAGCTGTACTCACTTTCGATAATGATGTTGAGATATTAATAAACGGTGAGAACAAGTTCGAAAAACTTCGAAAAGATTTAAGAGGCGCAAAGAAACATATTCATATAGAGTATTTTGTGCTTTTCGATGATAAGCTAGGAGCAGAACTTATCGATATTCTATGTGAAAAGGCAAGGGATGGTGTAAGTGTTAGATTGATCTATGATGATGTAGGCAGTGATATCTCAAGAAAATACAAAAGAAAAATGAATGCTGCAGGGGTAGAGCATTACCCTTTTATGCCCGTGTTATTCTCTAATTCGACCAGTAAGCTTAATTATAGAGATCACCGTAAAATTGTAGTAATTGATGGATGCATCGGCTATGTTGGCGGAATCAACCTTGATCAGAAATATGATAACTCATATAAAAACGAACGGTATTGGAGAGATACACACCTGAAGCTGAAAGGTGGTTCAGTAGGTGCCTTGCAATCTTCGTTTTTGTTAAGTTGGAATTTTGCTTCTAAAAACGAATTGCAAATTGATGAACATTTATTTCCTAAAGCAAAGCCTGAATCACAAGATCCAGTAGCAATTCAAATAGCAGCTAGTGGACCTGATACAGATTGGGCGAACATTATGGAAGCTATATTTTGCGCCATGTCTTCTGCACATAATCGTATTTATCTTACTACGCCATATTTTATGCCTAATGATGCTATTCTCACGGCTCTGACGACAGCAGCACGAAGTGGAATTGATGTGCGGGTAATACTTCCCTACGAATCTGATTCTTGGGCTGCCCAGTACGCTTCTGATTCTTACATCGAGCAGTGTTTGGAATCTGGAATTAAATTATACAGGTATTGCAAGGGTTTTATACATGCGAAAACCATGATTGTAGATAACATGTTTTCATCGGTAGGTACAGCCAATCTTGACTATCGAAGTTTCGCTTTGAATTTTGAAATCAATGCCATGATTTACAACAAGAGAATAAATCAAGAGATGGCCGACATCTTCATCGCTGATTTAGAAGATTGCGAAGAGGTCGAGCTAGAACGGTGGAAAGATAGAGGCATCCGCAGAAAGCTTAAAGAGTCGTTCAGTAGACTTTGGGCTCCGTTACTTTAA
- a CDS encoding protein involved in gliding motility GldG, which yields MKKFFVSIGIALAVLLAINILADLVYARFDLTENRRFTLSNQAKTIAAEFEKPVIIDVLLDGNLPPEFAKLKKETDQLLEEFASENNNIKFNFVNPLEDASQTESVMAELQGLGLRPAQITVEENGKMSREIVFPWALVNHDNKTVKVPLLKNKLGATSEERVNNSVQQLEYAFTDALAKINIKEKKQIAVIKGNGELDDIYLADFLTSIREYYNIGAITLDSVVTNPQKTLDQLKGYDLAIIAKPTEAFTDEEKYVMDQYIVNGGKSVWLIDQVNMELDSLLNKQGNAIALPSNLNLTDFFFRYGVRLNADLVNDMYFTQIVLASGEGNDSQYNPVPWYYHPMVFSKNDHPIVNNLEAVRFQFANSIDTLANPYEKEILLSSSPLSRIEGTPKQIDLNIINTPPVKEEYNNGNKPLAVLISGKFSSAFKNRLKPLKLIGTKEIGEENHMLVISDGDLIKNQIKNGRPLELGYDKWTNNYYGNKEFLLNSINYLLDDNGLINIRNKKVTIPILDSKKITEQKTKWQLLNIGLPVALTLLFGFVFNYYRKRKYGQ from the coding sequence ATGAAGAAATTCTTTGTTTCCATAGGTATCGCCCTAGCTGTTTTGCTCGCCATAAATATTCTCGCCGACCTCGTCTATGCCCGTTTCGACCTTACGGAAAATAGAAGGTTCACCCTTTCAAACCAGGCTAAAACCATAGCTGCCGAATTTGAAAAACCTGTTATCATCGATGTGCTACTTGATGGAAATCTACCTCCTGAATTTGCCAAACTCAAAAAGGAAACCGATCAACTTCTCGAAGAGTTCGCCTCAGAAAACAACAATATTAAATTCAATTTTGTCAATCCTCTTGAAGATGCATCACAAACGGAAAGCGTAATGGCTGAATTGCAAGGCCTAGGTTTGCGCCCCGCGCAAATAACCGTTGAAGAAAATGGTAAGATGTCACGAGAAATCGTTTTTCCATGGGCCTTGGTAAACCATGATAATAAAACGGTTAAGGTACCCTTGTTAAAAAATAAGCTGGGCGCTACTTCAGAAGAACGGGTCAATAATTCGGTACAACAGTTAGAGTATGCCTTTACGGATGCTTTAGCCAAAATCAATATCAAAGAAAAAAAACAAATAGCAGTAATCAAAGGTAACGGTGAGCTAGATGATATCTATCTAGCCGATTTTTTGACCAGTATTCGTGAATATTACAATATTGGGGCAATAACATTGGATTCCGTCGTGACAAACCCGCAGAAAACATTGGATCAATTGAAAGGTTATGATCTCGCGATAATCGCGAAACCGACCGAAGCCTTTACCGATGAGGAAAAATATGTAATGGATCAATACATTGTTAACGGTGGAAAATCGGTCTGGCTTATCGATCAGGTGAACATGGAGTTGGATAGCCTCTTAAACAAACAAGGCAATGCTATTGCGCTACCCTCAAATTTAAATTTGACAGACTTTTTCTTCCGGTATGGCGTTAGATTGAACGCTGATCTGGTAAACGACATGTATTTTACCCAAATTGTACTTGCTTCCGGTGAAGGCAACGACTCACAATACAATCCTGTACCTTGGTATTACCATCCAATGGTTTTCTCCAAAAATGACCATCCGATAGTAAATAATTTAGAGGCAGTCCGTTTTCAATTTGCCAATTCGATAGACACCTTGGCAAATCCTTACGAAAAAGAAATTCTATTGAGCAGCTCTCCTCTATCTCGTATAGAGGGCACCCCCAAACAGATTGACCTTAACATTATTAATACACCGCCCGTAAAGGAAGAATATAACAATGGTAACAAACCACTTGCCGTACTTATATCAGGCAAGTTCAGTTCTGCATTTAAAAATCGTTTAAAGCCTTTAAAATTAATAGGTACCAAAGAGATAGGTGAAGAAAACCATATGCTCGTTATTTCCGATGGCGACCTGATCAAAAATCAGATTAAAAATGGTCGCCCTTTAGAACTGGGTTATGATAAATGGACGAATAATTACTACGGCAACAAAGAATTTTTATTGAATAGCATCAATTACTTGCTCGATGATAACGGACTTATAAACATTCGAAACAAAAAAGTAACTATTCCTATCTTGGATTCTAAGAAGATTACAGAACAAAAAACCAAGTGGCAACTACTGAATATTGGGCTTCCAGTGGCATTGACCCTACTTTTTGGGTTTGTGTTCAACTACTATAGAAAGCGAAAATACGGCCAATAG
- a CDS encoding DNA polymerase-3 subunit beta, with product MKFIVSSTYLLKQLQVLGGVINNSNTLPILDNFLFDLKQDKLTVSASDLETTMSSVLNVDSDNEGTIAVPAKLLLETLKTFPEQPLTFVVEDNNTVEISSNHGKYALAYADGAEFPKAVELASPSSTTLMGDILATAIDKTIFAAGNDDLRPVMSGVFFQFSTESLTFVATDAHKLVKYQRSDVTASQVAEFIMPKKPLTLLKGILAGSESDVLIEYNDSNAKFSFENTELICRLIDGKYPNYEAVIPKENPNQLSISRTQFLSSVKRVAIFSNKTTHQIRLKIAGAELNISAEDIDYSNKAEERLTCSYQGDDMQIGFNSRFLTEMLNNLNSDDVSLEMSLPNRAGILTPIDGLDEGENVTMLVMPVMLNS from the coding sequence ATGAAATTCATAGTATCGAGCACCTATCTCTTAAAGCAGCTGCAGGTCTTGGGCGGTGTCATCAACAATAGTAACACCCTGCCTATTTTAGATAACTTCTTGTTCGACCTGAAGCAAGACAAACTTACGGTTTCCGCTTCTGACCTAGAAACTACAATGAGCTCTGTACTCAATGTTGATTCCGATAATGAAGGTACCATAGCAGTGCCTGCCAAGTTACTACTGGAAACTCTAAAGACTTTTCCAGAGCAACCCCTGACTTTTGTGGTTGAAGACAACAACACCGTCGAAATTAGCTCGAACCACGGTAAATATGCCTTGGCATATGCTGATGGGGCCGAGTTTCCAAAAGCTGTTGAACTGGCAAGCCCAAGTTCAACTACCCTGATGGGCGATATCTTGGCAACGGCAATCGACAAAACTATTTTTGCCGCCGGTAATGATGATCTTAGACCAGTAATGAGCGGAGTATTCTTTCAGTTTTCTACGGAAAGTTTAACCTTCGTAGCGACTGATGCACATAAGTTGGTAAAATATCAGCGCAGCGATGTAACGGCATCTCAGGTTGCAGAGTTTATCATGCCCAAGAAACCTTTGACTTTACTGAAGGGTATTTTAGCTGGGAGTGAATCTGATGTGCTTATAGAATATAACGACAGTAACGCAAAATTCAGTTTTGAGAATACAGAATTGATTTGCCGCCTCATAGATGGAAAATACCCTAATTACGAAGCTGTTATTCCTAAAGAAAACCCCAATCAGCTTTCCATCTCTAGAACCCAATTTTTGAGTTCAGTTAAGCGTGTGGCCATATTCTCAAATAAGACCACCCACCAAATACGGTTGAAAATTGCGGGTGCAGAACTCAATATTTCAGCCGAGGATATTGACTATAGCAACAAAGCGGAAGAACGATTAACTTGTTCTTATCAAGGTGATGATATGCAAATAGGATTTAATAGCCGTTTCTTGACAGAGATGTTGAACAATTTGAATTCTGATGATGTATCACTTGAAATGAGCCTGCCCAATAGAGCAGGTATCTTGACCCCAATAGATGGATTGGATGAAGGTGAAAATGTGACCATGTTGGTTATGCCCGTTATGCTGAATAGCTAA